From the genome of Anopheles funestus chromosome 2RL, idAnoFuneDA-416_04, whole genome shotgun sequence:
AAATCGTGTACCGAGCCCAGACGAGCAACGAAGGCACACTTGGGAGCAGCAGATGAACCACGTAATAGCTGTACCGGAAGATTTCGGTCACACTCCAGCAAAACACTGCTAAAGGTACTCCGGGCGATTTCTGACCAGTCGGAGTGCCTTCAATCGCAGCCGCTACGATCATGCTGCGTCCGAACACTTGCAGGAACGTTATCGACACGTTGCTCGGCACGATACCGAGCATCGCATGCACCACTTCGAGTATGGCCAGCATTTGAAAAAAGAAGGTCGCCGGCCCTACACGGCTCCATAGTGTATCCATCGGATGGCCGTGCACGAAAAAGTGCTGCATAAACTGCACGAAAATGTACGTCCAGCTGTGGGTGAGGGCAAAGGGCGAAAGTGAAACAGAAGCAATAGATTACGATGAACCATTGATATTCTCTATATTAGCATGTTGTACCCGGTGCTAGAGAT
Proteins encoded in this window:
- the LOC125762746 gene encoding very-long-chain (3R)-3-hydroxyacyl-CoA dehydratase 2-like, whose translation is MQHFFVHGHPMDTLWSRVGPATFFFQMLAILEVVHAMLGIVPSNVSITFLQVFGRSMIVAAAIEGTPTGQKSPGVPLAVFCWSVTEIFRYSYYVVHLLLPSVPSLLVWARYTIFIPMYPCGFLGELLCSYWAQSYIRDTGKWSVELPNRYNFSFSFYYFMWIMAMCYMPLFPQMYLHMFAQRRKVLGRGTDQQKATKAH